One window of the Archangium primigenium genome contains the following:
- the maiA gene encoding maleylacetoacetate isomerase gives MRLHNYWRSSCSWRVRIALHLKGLAYEYVPVHLVKDGGAQHSESYRALNPLRTVPTLEFEHEGRVHHLSQSLAILEYLEERYPSPALLPADALGRAHARMLAEVVNSGIQPLQNLMVTQRVKAELHGDDRAWTAHWIDRGLGALQALAERTAGRYLVGDAVSFADICLVPQLYSARRFGVDLGPYGLLTRVEAACAGLAAFQAAHADRQPDAVPA, from the coding sequence ATGCGACTGCACAACTACTGGCGTTCCTCGTGTTCCTGGCGCGTGCGCATCGCGTTGCATCTCAAGGGACTCGCCTACGAGTACGTGCCCGTGCACCTGGTGAAGGACGGGGGCGCCCAGCACTCGGAGTCCTACCGGGCACTCAACCCCCTGCGCACCGTGCCCACGCTCGAGTTCGAGCACGAGGGCCGGGTCCACCACCTCAGCCAGTCGCTCGCCATCCTCGAGTACCTCGAGGAGCGCTACCCGTCGCCCGCCCTGCTGCCCGCCGACGCGCTCGGCCGGGCCCACGCCCGCATGCTGGCGGAGGTGGTGAACTCGGGCATCCAGCCGCTGCAGAACCTCATGGTGACCCAACGCGTCAAGGCGGAGCTCCACGGGGACGACCGGGCGTGGACCGCCCATTGGATCGACCGGGGGCTCGGCGCGCTGCAGGCGCTTGCCGAGCGGACGGCGGGCCGTTACCTCGTGGGCGACGCGGTGTCGTTCGCCGACATCTGCCTCGTGCCCCAACTCTACTCCGCGCGGCGGTTCGGGGTAGACCTGGGGCCCTACGGGTTGCTCACGCGCGTCGAGGCGGCGTGCGCGGGGCTCGCCGCCTTCCAGGCCGCCCACGCGGACCGGCAGCCCGACGCCGTTCCGGCCTGA
- a CDS encoding 4-hydroxyphenylpyruvate dioxygenase family protein — translation MAKLESLGIKGLESIHWYVNDLERSRQFYVKGLDFTERGVSSPDLDARGKQKSAVFQAGQIVLVVSQPVGEGGRAWRYLRKHPDGVGTLNFQVEDVNKAFRLLEERGATFITDIEHFTDDKGGKLSQFSITTPFGDTTFRFIQRDGYEPLYPGFVAHAEPRGGHNRYGFSHVDHITTNFQTMKPMLLWMEHVMGFEKFWEVQFHTEDVKAQQKRAHGSGLRSEVMWDPASRVKFANNEPLRPFFKASQVNLFTEDHRGDGVQHLALIVKDILTTVREMRDKKAVNFMPTPGSYYDGLPEHIQKLGIKKIDEDVEELRDLQVLIDGGSEHSYMLQIFMQDAAGLYKDRQAGPFFYELIQRKGDQGFGFGNFRALFESIERAQKAEGRV, via the coding sequence ATGGCGAAGCTCGAATCGCTGGGCATCAAGGGGCTGGAGAGCATCCACTGGTACGTGAACGACCTGGAGCGCAGCCGCCAGTTCTACGTGAAGGGGCTGGACTTCACCGAGCGGGGCGTGTCCTCGCCGGACCTGGACGCCCGGGGCAAGCAGAAGTCGGCCGTGTTCCAGGCCGGGCAGATCGTGCTGGTGGTGAGCCAGCCGGTGGGCGAGGGCGGCCGCGCGTGGCGCTACCTGCGCAAGCACCCGGACGGCGTGGGCACGCTCAACTTCCAGGTGGAGGACGTGAACAAGGCGTTCCGCCTGCTCGAGGAGCGCGGCGCCACCTTCATCACGGACATCGAGCACTTCACGGACGACAAGGGCGGCAAGCTCTCGCAGTTCTCCATCACCACGCCCTTTGGTGACACCACCTTCCGCTTCATCCAGCGCGACGGCTACGAGCCCCTGTACCCGGGCTTCGTGGCGCACGCCGAGCCCCGCGGCGGCCACAACCGCTACGGCTTCAGCCACGTGGACCACATCACGACGAACTTCCAGACGATGAAGCCCATGCTCCTGTGGATGGAGCACGTGATGGGCTTCGAGAAGTTCTGGGAGGTGCAGTTCCACACCGAGGACGTGAAGGCGCAGCAGAAGCGCGCGCACGGCTCGGGCCTGCGCTCCGAGGTGATGTGGGATCCGGCGAGCCGCGTGAAGTTCGCCAACAACGAGCCTCTGCGCCCCTTCTTCAAGGCCTCGCAGGTGAACCTCTTCACCGAGGATCACCGGGGCGATGGCGTGCAGCACCTGGCGCTCATCGTGAAGGACATCCTCACCACGGTGCGCGAGATGCGCGACAAGAAGGCCGTGAACTTCATGCCCACGCCGGGCTCCTACTACGACGGCCTGCCCGAGCACATCCAGAAGCTGGGCATCAAGAAGATCGACGAGGACGTGGAGGAATTGCGCGACCTGCAGGTGCTCATCGACGGTGGCAGCGAGCACAGCTACATGCTGCAGATCTTCATGCAGGACGCGGCGGGGCTCTACAAGGACCGGCAGGCCGGGCCCTTCTTCTACGAGCTCATCCAGCGCAAGGGAGACCAGGGCTTTGGCTTCGGCAACTTCCGCGCGCTGTTCGAGAGCATCGAGCGCGCGCAGAAGGCCGAGGGCCGCGTCTAG
- a CDS encoding TIGR02265 family protein, with amino-acid sequence MPSNKTEFAARVALTKPNDGVRGIFFRVVFELLEKRGGPEALRQVRAHEGLAREMKDLRTYPAADYLAMLYSAADVLEPKVGAEDQVFNACGRACLHSFSGGMGQIVFGILGKGNPQRLFAQTPMAFSTVVTYGQREHVATGPNTCLIRYRGDMQPPSYHVGIFEAALETLGMTGLVTAQPLGLDSVDYHISWT; translated from the coding sequence ATGCCCTCGAACAAGACCGAATTCGCCGCGCGTGTCGCCCTCACCAAGCCCAACGATGGAGTCCGGGGCATCTTCTTCCGCGTCGTGTTCGAGCTCCTCGAGAAACGGGGCGGGCCGGAAGCGCTGCGTCAGGTGCGCGCCCACGAGGGCCTGGCGCGGGAGATGAAGGATCTGCGCACCTACCCCGCGGCGGACTACCTGGCCATGCTCTACAGCGCCGCGGACGTGCTCGAGCCGAAGGTGGGCGCCGAGGATCAGGTGTTCAACGCCTGTGGCCGCGCGTGCCTGCACAGCTTCTCCGGCGGCATGGGGCAGATCGTCTTCGGCATCCTCGGCAAGGGCAACCCGCAGCGGCTCTTCGCCCAGACGCCCATGGCCTTCAGCACCGTGGTGACGTACGGCCAGCGGGAGCACGTGGCCACGGGCCCCAACACGTGCCTCATCCGCTACCGGGGCGACATGCAGCCCCCCTCCTACCACGTGGGCATCTTCGAGGCCGCGCTGGAGACGCTGGGCATGACGGGCCTCGTCACCGCGCAGCCGCTGGGGCTCGACTCGGTGGACTACCACATCAGCTGGACGTGA